One part of the Magallana gigas chromosome 5, xbMagGiga1.1, whole genome shotgun sequence genome encodes these proteins:
- the LOC105345895 gene encoding uncharacterized protein isoform X1, which produces MTNMAIGAIYIGIVLCQAFQVIDCCTFKPFEDSRCYLELVNQQYIVRSNPDGAHIDFTQCILVNGELHNPHSVHRQECDQALSGQTVYVSHTAVHQSAHQTQTSSSHSSSIAISASGSSSSNSSHSSHHYNCYHNHRYYREIFGEAERVNCHRTYSVFDKLDYLRQNDHYCLSTLVQEMAGLKYSDCECSDSSSNIQYSFRGQQYYHHNCMNHPTYKDIITRYLSYVPYNMGVMEPSAKCHTRYQLWQDLLRLRSSGEHHATCFDQFVHHMNEAYHTHSEPPCSSCHIPTAHTNADHNYNAYIKGDCLSEHTVWSFLMEEHSTLYHGQNRETLIEHMAALYPDGTDNKCVCSKTFDLHYPHTSSEDYHWSFACSNSAHGYNYYPSSYQNAITHLFGSPYQHQTRQTCHSHAAVWHELNRIVKHNHDPVRCLETLIHILRDAVEKQGDPCHCHPVASTTRPTETTTKMTTTTIDLTTTQSTTKSTTAQPTTKTTQLATLTTKPTTTRSTTATTKLTTVAATQTSFNWVTIKNTTSSTVAVGHTTQCLKIHTIEELAKYQQMYPELNTDCSNHISTSNLIVRSLCPSVPVTQNWKPGVKVTESCDILKTYIPVATFTPSSEYPPDGLAGVFLGCTDSSIKIATQECGGRFSILELPRQPAQSESFTNTASNYHVVMY; this is translated from the exons ATGACAAACATGGCAATTGGTGCAATCTATATTGGAATAGTTCTTTGCCAAGCCTTTCAAG TGATTGATTGCTGTACTTTTAAACCGTTTGAGGATTCTCGGTGTTACTTAGAGCTCGTAAACCAACAGTATATAGTCCGCAGTAACCCGGATGGCGCTCACATTGACTTCACACAATGTATACTGGTCAATGGTGAACTACATAATCCACACAGCGTACACAGACAAG AATGTGATCAAGCATTAAGTGGACAAACAGTTTACGTATCTCATACCGCAGTCCATCAATCGGCCCACCAGACACAAACTTCTTCCAGCCATAGTTCAAGTATAGCTATTAGCGCAAGTGGTAGCTCCAGCTCGAACAGTTCACATAGCTCCCACCATTACAACTGTTACCACAATCACCGTTACTACCGAG aaaTTTTTGGAGAAGCAGAAAGGGTCAATTGTCATAGAACATATTCAG TGTTCGATAAACTAGATTATCTCCGCCAGAACGACCATTACTGTCTGTCCACATTAGTCCAGGAGATGGCAG GCCTGAAATATTCCGACTGCGAGTGTTCTGATAGTTCATCCAACATACAATACTCCTTCAGGGGACAAC AATATTACCACCACAACTGCATGAACCACCCCACATACAAAG ataTTATCACCAGATATCTGTCTTATGTACCTTACAATATGGGTGTAATGGAACCTTCTGCTAAATGCCATACTAGATATCAAC TTTGGCAAGACCTTCTACGTTTGCGGAGTTCTGGGGAACATCATGCAACTTGTTTTGATCAGTTTGTTCATCATATGAACG AAGCCTATCATACCCACTCTGAACCCCCGTGCAGTTCCTGTCACATTCCTACCGCCCACACCAATGCTGATCaca actATAATGCCTATATAAAAGGAGATTGTCTAAGCGAGCACAcag TGTGGTCATTTTTGATGGAAGAACATTCAACTCTTTATCATGGACAGAATAGAGAAACACTGATTGAACACATGGCAG cGCTGTATCCAGATGGTACTGATAATAAATGCGTGTGTTCCAAGACCTTTGATCTTCATTACCCACATACGTCTTCTGAGG ATTATCATTGGTCTTTTGCATGCAGTAACAGCGCTCACGGTTATAATTACTATCCTTCTTCATACCAAA ATGCTATCACCCACCTGTTCGGATCTCCCTATCAGCATCAAACCAGACAGACATGTCATTCACATGCAGCTG tttggcATGAACTCAATCGCATTGTGAAACATAATCATGATCCTGTACGTTGTCTAGAAACTCTTATTCACATTCTTCGag ATGCCGTCGAAAAACAGGGAGACCCCTGCCATTGCCATCCTG TTGCTTCAACTACAAGACCAACAGAAACAACTACGAAAATGACCACAACAACAATTGATTTAACAACCAcacaatcaacaacaaaatcaacaactgcacaaccaacaacaaaaacaacacaacTAGCAACATTAACCACGAAACCAACAACAACACGATCAACTACAGCAACTACGAAACTAACTACAGTGGCAGCTACACAAACATCTTTTAACTGGGTCACAATCAAAAACACAACATCTTCAACCGTAGCTGTGG GGCATACAACGCAGTGTTTGAAAATTCACACGATTGAGGAACTTGCCAAATACCAGCAAATGTATCCCGAGTTAAATACTGACTGTTCCAATCACATATCCACGTCAAATCTTATTGTTAGGTCATTATGTCCTTCAGTTCCTGTAACGCAAAATTGGAAACCGGGAGTCAAG GTGACCGAATCATGTGACATTTTGAAGACCTATATTCCCGTTGCAACCTTTACCCCATCCTCTGAGTACCCCCCTGACGGACTTGCTGGAGTGTTTCTTGGTTGTACTGATTCCTCAATAAAG ATTGCAACACAGGAGTGTGGTGGACGGTTCAGCATACTAGAGCTTCCACGTCAACCCGCTCAGTCTGAAAGTTTTACCAACACTGCTTCAAATTATCACGTCGTTATGTACTGA
- the LOC105345895 gene encoding uncharacterized protein isoform X2, producing MTNMAIGAIYIGIVLCQAFQVIDCCTFKPFEDSRCYLELVNQQYIVRSNPDGAHIDFTQCILVNGELHNPHSVHRQECDQALSGQTVYVSHTAVHQSAHQTQTSSSHSSSIAISASGSSSSNSSHSSHHYNCYHNHRYYREIFGEAERVNCHRTYSVFDKLDYLRQNDHYCLSTLVQEMAGLKYSDCECSDSSSNIQYSFRGQQYYHHNCMNHPTYKDIITRYLSYVPYNMGVMEPSAKCHTRYQLWQDLLRLRSSGEHHATCFDQFVHHMNEAYHTHSEPPCSSCHIPTAHTNADHNYNAYIKGDCLSEHTVWSFLMEEHSTLYHGQNRETLIEHMAALYPDGTDNKCVCSKTFDLHYPHTSSEDYHWSFACSNSAHGYNYYPSSYQNAITHLFGSPYQHQTRQTCHSHAAVWHELNRIVKHNHDPVRCLETLIHILRDAVEKQGDPCHCHPVASTTRPTETTTKMTTTTIDLTTTQSTTKSTTAQPTTKTTQLATLTTKPTTTRSTTATTKLTTVAATQTSFNWVTIKNTTSSTVAVGHTTQCLKIHTIEELAKYQQMYPELNTDCSNHISTSNLIVRSLCPSVPVTQNWKPGVKYR from the exons ATGACAAACATGGCAATTGGTGCAATCTATATTGGAATAGTTCTTTGCCAAGCCTTTCAAG TGATTGATTGCTGTACTTTTAAACCGTTTGAGGATTCTCGGTGTTACTTAGAGCTCGTAAACCAACAGTATATAGTCCGCAGTAACCCGGATGGCGCTCACATTGACTTCACACAATGTATACTGGTCAATGGTGAACTACATAATCCACACAGCGTACACAGACAAG AATGTGATCAAGCATTAAGTGGACAAACAGTTTACGTATCTCATACCGCAGTCCATCAATCGGCCCACCAGACACAAACTTCTTCCAGCCATAGTTCAAGTATAGCTATTAGCGCAAGTGGTAGCTCCAGCTCGAACAGTTCACATAGCTCCCACCATTACAACTGTTACCACAATCACCGTTACTACCGAG aaaTTTTTGGAGAAGCAGAAAGGGTCAATTGTCATAGAACATATTCAG TGTTCGATAAACTAGATTATCTCCGCCAGAACGACCATTACTGTCTGTCCACATTAGTCCAGGAGATGGCAG GCCTGAAATATTCCGACTGCGAGTGTTCTGATAGTTCATCCAACATACAATACTCCTTCAGGGGACAAC AATATTACCACCACAACTGCATGAACCACCCCACATACAAAG ataTTATCACCAGATATCTGTCTTATGTACCTTACAATATGGGTGTAATGGAACCTTCTGCTAAATGCCATACTAGATATCAAC TTTGGCAAGACCTTCTACGTTTGCGGAGTTCTGGGGAACATCATGCAACTTGTTTTGATCAGTTTGTTCATCATATGAACG AAGCCTATCATACCCACTCTGAACCCCCGTGCAGTTCCTGTCACATTCCTACCGCCCACACCAATGCTGATCaca actATAATGCCTATATAAAAGGAGATTGTCTAAGCGAGCACAcag TGTGGTCATTTTTGATGGAAGAACATTCAACTCTTTATCATGGACAGAATAGAGAAACACTGATTGAACACATGGCAG cGCTGTATCCAGATGGTACTGATAATAAATGCGTGTGTTCCAAGACCTTTGATCTTCATTACCCACATACGTCTTCTGAGG ATTATCATTGGTCTTTTGCATGCAGTAACAGCGCTCACGGTTATAATTACTATCCTTCTTCATACCAAA ATGCTATCACCCACCTGTTCGGATCTCCCTATCAGCATCAAACCAGACAGACATGTCATTCACATGCAGCTG tttggcATGAACTCAATCGCATTGTGAAACATAATCATGATCCTGTACGTTGTCTAGAAACTCTTATTCACATTCTTCGag ATGCCGTCGAAAAACAGGGAGACCCCTGCCATTGCCATCCTG TTGCTTCAACTACAAGACCAACAGAAACAACTACGAAAATGACCACAACAACAATTGATTTAACAACCAcacaatcaacaacaaaatcaacaactgcacaaccaacaacaaaaacaacacaacTAGCAACATTAACCACGAAACCAACAACAACACGATCAACTACAGCAACTACGAAACTAACTACAGTGGCAGCTACACAAACATCTTTTAACTGGGTCACAATCAAAAACACAACATCTTCAACCGTAGCTGTGG GGCATACAACGCAGTGTTTGAAAATTCACACGATTGAGGAACTTGCCAAATACCAGCAAATGTATCCCGAGTTAAATACTGACTGTTCCAATCACATATCCACGTCAAATCTTATTGTTAGGTCATTATGTCCTTCAGTTCCTGTAACGCAAAATTGGAAACCGGGAGTCAAG TACAGGTGA